A genomic window from Microbacterium sp. H1-D42 includes:
- the pucL gene encoding factor-independent urate hydroxylase has protein sequence MTDTLTRPETATDRIVLGPNQYGKAEVRVVKVTRDSDRHEIEDLSVSSQLRGDFAAAHLAGDNGHVVPTDTQKNTVFAFARAGIGSPEQFLLRLSDHFTSSFDWVQGGRWSAESYAWERISVDGQGHDHSFVRKGQETRTALVVADGAARHVIAGLTGLTVLKTTESGFAGYPKDRYTTLPETADRILATDVTARWRYVEGARDLDFNALYDDVKRLLLEEFTQRYSAALQTTMFDMGRRVLEAHPEIAEIRMSLPNNHHFVVDLTQFDLDNPNEVFFAADRPYGLIEASISREGQAEVPQAWEAATSFC, from the coding sequence ATGACCGACACCCTGACCCGTCCCGAGACCGCGACCGATCGCATCGTGCTCGGGCCCAACCAGTACGGCAAGGCCGAAGTCCGCGTCGTCAAGGTCACCCGAGACAGCGACCGTCACGAGATCGAGGACCTCAGCGTCTCATCACAGCTGCGCGGCGACTTCGCCGCGGCCCACCTCGCCGGCGACAACGGCCACGTCGTGCCGACCGACACGCAGAAGAACACCGTCTTCGCATTCGCACGCGCTGGCATCGGGTCACCAGAGCAGTTCCTGCTGCGACTCTCCGACCACTTCACGTCGAGCTTCGACTGGGTGCAGGGCGGCCGATGGTCGGCCGAGAGCTATGCGTGGGAGCGCATCTCGGTCGACGGCCAAGGGCACGACCACTCGTTCGTCCGCAAGGGGCAGGAGACGCGGACCGCGCTGGTCGTCGCCGATGGTGCTGCACGTCACGTCATCGCCGGGCTGACCGGACTCACCGTGCTGAAGACCACCGAATCCGGCTTCGCCGGCTACCCGAAGGATCGGTACACCACACTGCCCGAGACGGCCGATCGCATCCTCGCCACCGATGTCACCGCGCGCTGGCGCTACGTCGAGGGCGCCCGCGATCTCGACTTCAACGCGCTGTACGACGACGTGAAGAGGCTGCTGCTCGAGGAGTTCACGCAGCGCTACTCAGCGGCGTTGCAGACGACCATGTTCGACATGGGCCGACGCGTGCTCGAGGCTCATCCCGAGATCGCCGAGATCCGCATGTCGCTGCCGAACAACCATCATTTCGTCGTCGACCTGACGCAGTTCGACCTCGACAACCCGAACGAGGTGTTCTTCGCCGCCGACCGGCCCTACGGTCTTATCGAGGCGTCCATCAGCCGTGAGGGCCAGGCCGAGGTGCCGCAGGCGTGGGAGGCCGCGACGTCGTTCTGCTGA
- a CDS encoding DUF1254 domain-containing protein has translation MRETLVSVDNFARAETDAMMSGLLKLTGGVNAIYHDRNLGPLDQQTVIRQNRDTLYSFAIVDVSEGATFTVPEVGDRYVSVMLINQDHYINRVLHEAGVYELTSEELGSDYIVLAARVLFNPNDAADLAEVNKIQDGMLLDARSARAFTPTVFDPVSHKTTREALLTLAKGLPGYAKSFGSKEQVDPIHHLLSTASGWGGLPDDEAQYVSVFPDVAPGRYQITFRDVPADAFYSVSVYNGDGYFEPGPSGATNVNNVFGVHNDDGSLTVRLGDFDDDLPNTIPTPEGWNLLIRLYRPRLDEMDSWSAPEIEAC, from the coding sequence GTGCGTGAGACTTTGGTGAGCGTGGACAACTTCGCGCGAGCGGAGACGGACGCGATGATGTCAGGGCTGCTGAAGCTCACCGGCGGTGTCAATGCGATCTACCACGATCGAAACCTCGGACCGCTGGATCAACAGACCGTCATCCGCCAGAACCGTGACACGCTCTACTCGTTCGCGATCGTCGACGTGTCCGAGGGTGCGACGTTCACCGTCCCCGAGGTCGGCGATCGCTACGTGTCCGTGATGCTGATCAACCAGGACCACTACATCAACCGCGTTCTGCATGAGGCGGGCGTGTACGAACTCACCAGTGAGGAGCTCGGCTCGGACTACATCGTCCTCGCCGCGCGCGTGCTGTTCAACCCGAACGACGCTGCTGACCTCGCAGAGGTCAACAAGATCCAGGACGGGATGCTGCTCGACGCGCGCTCCGCCCGCGCCTTCACGCCGACGGTGTTCGACCCCGTCAGCCACAAGACCACCCGCGAAGCGCTGCTGACCTTGGCGAAGGGGCTTCCCGGGTACGCGAAGAGCTTCGGCAGCAAAGAGCAGGTCGACCCGATCCACCATCTGCTCAGCACGGCATCCGGGTGGGGCGGCCTTCCCGACGACGAGGCGCAGTACGTGTCCGTCTTCCCGGACGTCGCTCCGGGCCGCTACCAGATCACGTTCCGTGACGTGCCGGCCGACGCGTTCTACTCCGTCAGCGTGTACAACGGCGACGGATACTTCGAGCCGGGCCCGTCAGGCGCGACGAACGTCAACAACGTGTTCGGCGTGCACAACGACGACGGATCCCTGACCGTCCGTCTCGGCGACTTCGACGACGATCTGCCCAACACGATTCCCACCCCCGAGGGGTGGAATCTCCTGATCCGCCTGTACCGGCCCCGCCTCGACGAGATGGACTCCTGGTCGGCCCCTGAGATCGAAGCCTGCTGA
- a CDS encoding DUF1254 domain-containing protein, translating to MTDADLSALSTEAYLYGFPLVFNLDQVQRYVNEGIGANAAAPFNSFSHARTMAGPADTFVSINNDTVYSMAQLDLSVGPLLLHVPDTAGRYYVLQFVDAWTDNFAYVGHRATGTGAGDFLLVPPGWSGEAPAGATVIEFPTRVASIVGRWACAGADDLPAVAALQDATTLTPLDPDAVPVGIPEPAASDSEVLVFFDKLRLWSQAFPGAERDQPLQDSLTPLGINSATQFVTDADPAVVEALTVGYERGAEVLKKVLTSGGSSGVVNGWKLTFHVFDYNLDFFQVGALDDPAFKNTDPKMRIVERAASAAGGLWGNHAYEAAYIMTYVDDRDEQLTGERTYTLHLNPTPPVDAFWSLTMYNLPHFYMVDNPIDRYSIGDRTPGLIYEDDGSLVITISSTEPTEKTARANWLPAPEGGFRPILRMYEPRPAVLDGSFTVPAITRSEA from the coding sequence ATGACTGACGCCGACCTTTCCGCTTTGTCCACCGAGGCCTATCTGTACGGCTTCCCCCTGGTCTTCAACCTCGACCAGGTTCAGCGCTACGTGAACGAAGGGATCGGTGCGAACGCAGCCGCACCGTTCAACTCCTTCAGCCACGCCCGCACCATGGCGGGCCCGGCAGACACCTTCGTCTCGATCAACAACGACACCGTGTACTCGATGGCGCAGCTCGACCTCAGCGTCGGCCCCCTGCTGCTGCACGTTCCCGACACCGCCGGTCGCTACTACGTCCTGCAGTTCGTCGACGCCTGGACTGACAACTTCGCCTACGTCGGCCACCGTGCCACGGGAACGGGCGCCGGCGACTTCCTGCTCGTCCCGCCCGGATGGTCGGGTGAGGCTCCGGCCGGGGCGACCGTGATCGAATTCCCCACCCGGGTCGCCTCGATCGTCGGACGATGGGCATGCGCCGGAGCGGACGACCTTCCCGCCGTGGCCGCACTGCAGGACGCCACCACCCTGACCCCCCTCGACCCGGACGCCGTGCCGGTCGGGATCCCCGAGCCGGCAGCATCCGATTCCGAAGTGCTGGTGTTCTTCGACAAGCTGCGACTGTGGAGCCAGGCGTTCCCCGGCGCGGAGCGCGACCAGCCGCTGCAGGACAGCCTCACCCCGCTCGGCATCAACAGCGCCACGCAGTTCGTCACGGATGCCGACCCCGCGGTCGTCGAGGCGCTCACGGTCGGCTATGAGCGTGGCGCGGAAGTGCTGAAGAAGGTGCTCACCTCCGGTGGGAGCAGCGGCGTCGTCAACGGGTGGAAGCTGACGTTCCACGTCTTCGACTACAACCTGGACTTCTTCCAGGTCGGCGCCCTCGACGACCCGGCGTTCAAGAACACCGACCCGAAGATGCGGATCGTCGAGCGGGCCGCCTCCGCGGCCGGCGGGCTCTGGGGCAACCACGCCTACGAGGCGGCGTACATCATGACGTACGTGGACGACCGCGACGAACAGCTCACGGGAGAGCGCACGTACACCCTGCACTTGAACCCGACGCCGCCGGTCGACGCGTTCTGGTCGCTGACCATGTACAACCTGCCGCACTTCTACATGGTCGACAACCCCATCGATCGGTACTCGATCGGCGACCGGACCCCGGGCCTCATCTACGAGGACGACGGTTCGCTCGTGATCACGATCAGCAGCACCGAGCCCACCGAGAAGACCGCACGGGCGAACTGGCTTCCCGCTCCGGAAGGCGGGTTCCGCCCGATCCTGCGCATGTACGAGCCGCGTCCGGCGGTGCTCGACGGCTCGTTCACCGTGCCGGCGATCACGCGCAGCGAGGCGTGA
- a CDS encoding histidine phosphatase family protein, with amino-acid sequence MDTTDPLPDRPAPDNPQGKLVLLRHGETEWSRTGRHTGLTDIPLTAHGETLARAAGELVQGYEFGLVLSSPLQRARRTAELAGLDADIEPLLVEWDYGGYEGRTTKEIRAELGYNWTTFTHGVIRGETPGETVEEVAARASRVLTRVLPAMEHGDVALVAHGHCLRILTAVFLRQAPRFAASILFDAGSVSVLGFAREEPAILAWNHGPQLPLVPGES; translated from the coding sequence GTGGACACCACCGACCCGCTGCCCGATCGCCCCGCACCCGACAACCCGCAGGGCAAGCTCGTGCTGCTGCGACACGGCGAGACGGAGTGGTCGCGCACCGGGCGACACACCGGCCTCACCGACATCCCGCTCACCGCGCACGGCGAGACGCTGGCTCGAGCGGCCGGCGAGCTCGTGCAGGGATACGAGTTCGGGCTGGTGCTCAGCTCACCGCTGCAGCGGGCCCGGCGAACGGCCGAGCTCGCCGGGCTGGATGCCGACATCGAGCCGCTGCTGGTCGAGTGGGACTACGGCGGGTACGAGGGGCGCACGACGAAGGAGATCCGCGCCGAGCTCGGCTACAACTGGACGACCTTCACGCACGGTGTGATCCGCGGCGAAACGCCGGGTGAGACGGTCGAAGAGGTCGCGGCGCGCGCCTCGCGGGTGCTCACCCGGGTGCTGCCCGCGATGGAGCACGGCGACGTCGCGCTCGTCGCGCACGGGCACTGCCTGCGCATCCTCACCGCGGTGTTCCTGCGTCAGGCGCCGAGGTTCGCCGCATCGATCCTGTTCGATGCGGGTTCGGTCTCGGTGCTCGGCTTCGCGCGCGAAGAGCCCGCGATTCTGGCCTGGAATCACGGGCCTCAGCTGCCGCTGGTGCCGGGCGAGTCCTGA
- a CDS encoding phosphotransferase, with translation MHQERALTGGNASGSVVKVGSTVRKAWTRATPSVHAYMASVREAGVDLPEPMGQDERGRQVIEFVPGRLAIGSPPLTRAELHRVGSMVRAIHDASADFVPAADARWDTAIPAPGAELVCHNDLAPWNLIIGERWVFIDWDAAAPSTRLWDLAYAAQAFTLSNVDNPPERAARDLGAFVDGYDAGASLRAALPAAIEQRAEAMLELLRSADAEGREPWATMFTDGHGAHWTSAVDYVRAHQGLWRAALVDGSAHSQK, from the coding sequence GTGCACCAGGAGAGAGCGCTGACCGGCGGAAACGCCAGCGGATCCGTCGTGAAGGTCGGCAGCACGGTGCGCAAGGCCTGGACCCGGGCCACCCCGAGCGTGCACGCATACATGGCCTCGGTGCGGGAAGCCGGGGTCGACCTGCCCGAGCCGATGGGACAGGACGAGCGCGGGCGTCAGGTCATCGAGTTCGTCCCCGGTCGGTTGGCGATTGGATCACCGCCACTGACACGCGCAGAACTGCACCGCGTGGGCTCGATGGTGCGGGCGATCCATGACGCGAGCGCGGACTTCGTCCCGGCTGCCGACGCGAGGTGGGACACAGCGATACCGGCGCCGGGGGCGGAGTTGGTGTGCCACAACGATCTCGCTCCCTGGAACCTGATCATCGGGGAGCGTTGGGTCTTCATCGACTGGGATGCCGCTGCCCCCAGTACTCGCCTCTGGGATCTGGCCTATGCGGCGCAGGCCTTCACTCTTTCGAACGTCGACAATCCACCTGAGCGCGCTGCCCGCGACCTCGGTGCGTTCGTCGACGGCTACGACGCCGGAGCTTCGCTTCGAGCCGCACTCCCCGCAGCGATCGAGCAGCGCGCCGAGGCGATGCTCGAGCTGCTTCGTTCAGCGGATGCCGAAGGGCGCGAGCCTTGGGCCACGATGTTCACTGACGGTCACGGCGCTCACTGGACCTCGGCGGTCGACTACGTCAGGGCGCACCAGGGTCTCTGGCGCGCTGCACTGGTGGATGGTTCTGCACATTCGCAGAAATGA